A window from Thiosulfatimonas sediminis encodes these proteins:
- a CDS encoding putative quinol monooxygenase, translated as MSSKVYCIAEFQAKTGQEQALFEVLRSLEPQTLREDGCMQYRVTRQIASSFAEGIGFPIVFNEIWADMQAFEAHCQKDYIVNFFETQCLAEDGLAEKWNVRVFSDE; from the coding sequence ATGTCGTCCAAAGTCTATTGCATTGCTGAATTTCAGGCAAAAACAGGGCAAGAGCAAGCGCTATTTGAAGTTTTGCGCTCACTGGAACCGCAAACACTGCGCGAAGACGGTTGCATGCAGTACCGAGTCACTCGTCAAATTGCTAGCAGTTTTGCCGAAGGAATAGGATTTCCGATTGTGTTTAATGAAATTTGGGCAGATATGCAGGCGTTTGAAGCGCACTGTCAGAAAGACTATATCGTCAATTTTTTTGAAACTCAGTGCCTAGCGGAAGATGGCTTGGCGGAGAAATGGAATGTACGCGTCTTTAGTGATGAATAG
- the atpD gene encoding F0F1 ATP synthase subunit beta, which translates to MIAEVEQKQDKLIGTITEVHGPVVVIACQQLPPLNQALYGRHNGNKWVFEVHQHLDKTHVRAVAFQQTRGLYRGLDIYDSGSPLHVPVGPDCLGRVLNLFGEPLDGGEPLQTKTFRNIHEPPPELSESTSSSDILTTGIKVIDLLCPFVKGGKTGLFGGAGVGKTVLTMEFMHAVASLHKGTSVFAGVGERMREAQEMWKEMDRAGILPQSLLVFGQMDEAPGVRFRLGLSALTYAEYLRDTLQKEVLFVMDNTFRFVQAGSEVSSLLGRMPATVGYQPTLTTEVAELEDRITSTRKGNITSVQAIYVPADDMGDPAVNAILSHLDTSIILSRQQAAKGIYPAVDPLKSSSKAMDAYTLGERHYRVAEDVREHLARYHELEDIIAMLGVEELSSADQLIVARARRLQRYLTQPFWVTSSQSTLKGASVPLDKTLDDCDAFLRGDFDDLPEDQCYMRGAMSEPK; encoded by the coding sequence ATGATAGCGGAAGTTGAACAGAAGCAAGACAAGCTAATCGGCACCATCACTGAGGTTCACGGCCCGGTGGTGGTCATCGCCTGCCAACAATTACCGCCATTAAATCAGGCACTATATGGCCGTCATAATGGCAACAAATGGGTTTTTGAAGTCCACCAGCACCTTGATAAAACTCATGTTCGCGCCGTTGCCTTTCAACAAACCCGCGGTCTCTATCGTGGTCTCGATATTTACGACAGTGGATCACCGCTGCATGTACCGGTCGGACCGGATTGTCTCGGCCGCGTGCTGAATCTGTTCGGCGAACCACTCGATGGCGGTGAACCGTTACAAACCAAAACCTTTCGCAATATTCACGAGCCGCCACCAGAGCTTTCCGAATCCACCAGCAGTTCTGACATTCTTACCACCGGTATAAAAGTGATTGACCTGTTATGTCCTTTCGTCAAAGGCGGCAAAACCGGTCTTTTTGGCGGTGCCGGTGTTGGTAAAACCGTATTGACCATGGAATTTATGCACGCGGTTGCCTCGCTGCATAAAGGGACATCCGTGTTTGCCGGGGTCGGCGAGCGCATGCGCGAAGCACAGGAAATGTGGAAAGAGATGGATCGTGCCGGCATTTTACCGCAGTCACTGCTGGTCTTTGGGCAGATGGATGAAGCACCGGGCGTGCGCTTTCGGCTTGGGCTGTCGGCACTGACCTACGCAGAATATTTGCGTGATACTCTGCAAAAAGAGGTGTTGTTTGTCATGGACAACACCTTCCGTTTTGTACAAGCCGGCAGTGAAGTCTCCAGCCTATTGGGACGTATGCCTGCAACAGTCGGGTATCAACCGACCTTAACCACCGAAGTAGCAGAACTGGAAGATCGCATCACCTCGACGCGAAAAGGCAATATCACTTCCGTTCAGGCGATTTACGTTCCCGCTGATGACATGGGCGATCCAGCGGTCAACGCCATTTTAAGCCACTTAGACACCTCGATTATTCTGTCGCGACAACAGGCAGCGAAAGGCATTTATCCAGCGGTTGATCCGCTGAAATCGAGCAGCAAAGCAATGGATGCCTATACCCTTGGCGAACGCCATTACAGAGTTGCCGAAGACGTGCGAGAGCATCTGGCACGTTACCACGAGCTGGAAGATATTATCGCGATGCTTGGGGTTGAAGAGTTGTCTAGCGCCGACCAGCTGATTGTGGCGCGCGCACGACGCCTGCAACGCTACTTGACCCAGCCGTTTTGGGTCACCAGTTCACAGAGTACGTTAAAAGGTGCATCCGTGCCGCTGGATAAAACGCTGGATGATTGTGACGCTTTCTTGCGCGGCGATTTTGACGACTTGCCTGAAGATCAGTGCTATATGCGCGGCGCTATGAGTGAACCAAAATGA
- a CDS encoding F0F1 ATP synthase subunit epsilon — translation MSFQLQIQDTFHGESFHGITSFIGEDSSGRFGILSGHSRFMTSLKMGLSRFQDQNGVWNYIAATRALLYFHDNHLQLTAQHFVINQDYQKICELLQQQISEQEQWLEQQTRSLRQMEEAVLKRLWQLNQRDNPQ, via the coding sequence ATGAGTTTTCAATTACAGATTCAGGACACATTCCACGGTGAAAGCTTCCACGGCATAACCTCCTTTATCGGTGAGGACAGCAGCGGTCGTTTCGGCATTCTCAGCGGGCATAGCCGTTTTATGACGTCGTTAAAAATGGGCTTGTCACGCTTCCAGGATCAAAACGGTGTTTGGAACTATATTGCTGCGACCCGAGCACTGCTCTATTTTCACGATAATCACCTGCAATTAACGGCCCAACACTTTGTCATCAATCAAGACTACCAAAAGATTTGTGAGCTGTTACAACAACAGATTTCCGAACAGGAGCAATGGCTTGAACAGCAGACGCGCAGCTTGCGCCAGATGGAAGAAGCGGTATTAAAACGGCTCTGGCAGCTTAACCAAAGAGACAACCCGCAATGA
- a CDS encoding AtpZ/AtpI family protein translates to MNQKAQLKKEVQHQVEKIEAAEKAKPTLLAQTVYLGTIGLLIVIPIIAGAYLGHWLDQRESAVYSISWSINLILLGVAIGALNVYLFIKRT, encoded by the coding sequence ATGAATCAGAAAGCGCAACTCAAAAAAGAGGTACAGCATCAGGTAGAGAAAATCGAAGCCGCGGAAAAGGCCAAACCGACACTGCTGGCGCAGACGGTCTATCTCGGCACCATCGGTCTCTTGATTGTGATCCCGATTATCGCTGGTGCTTATCTCGGCCACTGGTTGGATCAGCGCGAATCCGCCGTCTATTCGATCAGCTGGAGTATTAACCTGATTCTGCTCGGTGTCGCCATAGGCGCACTTAATGTTTACCTGTTTATCAAACGGACTTAG
- a CDS encoding F0F1 ATP synthase subunit A translates to MHDSELSIQNIFQIGSFGITNTIVTTWAIMLALILFVYLYRSRFAAGSGKLKTAVDAVIIAMEDAIAAAAPEHSKRLLPFIASLWIFLLVSNLVGLLPGAHSPTRDLSATAALAAMVFFSVHWFGIRISGLKAYLAHYLSPTPLLLPFHLISEVSRTIALAVRLFGNMMSLEMTALLILMVAGFLAPIPILLLHIIEALVQAYIFGMLALVYIASGIQAQQHRKLQSEE, encoded by the coding sequence ATGCACGATTCAGAATTAAGCATTCAAAACATCTTCCAAATCGGTTCTTTTGGCATCACCAATACCATCGTCACAACATGGGCGATTATGCTCGCTCTAATTTTATTCGTCTATCTGTACCGCAGTCGTTTTGCCGCCGGTTCGGGAAAACTGAAAACGGCGGTCGATGCCGTGATTATCGCGATGGAAGACGCGATTGCCGCTGCCGCCCCCGAGCACAGCAAACGCCTGCTACCGTTTATAGCCAGTTTATGGATTTTTCTGCTGGTATCGAATCTGGTTGGTTTGCTCCCGGGTGCGCACTCTCCGACGCGCGACCTCTCCGCGACTGCGGCACTGGCGGCGATGGTGTTTTTTTCCGTACACTGGTTCGGGATTCGTATTTCCGGATTGAAAGCCTATTTAGCACACTATCTTTCTCCGACACCTTTGCTATTGCCGTTTCATCTTATCAGCGAAGTGAGTCGCACCATTGCGTTGGCCGTGCGTCTCTTCGGCAATATGATGAGTTTGGAAATGACCGCTTTACTCATCTTGATGGTGGCCGGTTTTCTCGCGCCAATTCCGATACTGCTGCTGCACATTATCGAAGCATTGGTACAAGCCTATATATTCGGCATGCTGGCATTGGTCTATATCGCCAGCGGAATCCAAGCGCAGCAGCACAGAAAATTACAATCAGAGGAATAA
- the atpE gene encoding ATP synthase F0 subunit C yields MTEMTDFITSSTLIAGFAIGIGVLGPAIAMGMAISRALDALSRQPEAETSIMRTLFIGLAMIESLAIYVLVIVLIILFRNPLIEYLTQ; encoded by the coding sequence ATGACAGAAATGACCGATTTCATCACCAGTTCCACCCTTATCGCCGGATTTGCTATCGGCATCGGTGTTCTCGGGCCGGCCATCGCGATGGGAATGGCGATAAGCCGAGCACTCGACGCCTTATCTCGCCAGCCGGAGGCGGAAACCTCGATTATGCGTACCCTGTTTATCGGTCTGGCAATGATTGAATCTTTGGCGATCTATGTTCTGGTTATCGTACTGATCATTCTATTCCGCAACCCGCTAATCGAATACCTGACTCAGTAA
- a CDS encoding F0F1 ATP synthase subunit delta, with protein sequence MEFSWTTFILEIINFVLLMWILKHFLYRPVLNALQKRRETVDNTLQEALDKSAQAEELKTQYQQRLQAWEKEKNQLRQDLQQDLDSMRSEQQQRLREELQAQQEKFEINQQQTQEQTQQHYQSVAHRQGAEFAAKLLRTLSGVETEERLFDALMEQLDALDSQQIKNLQKTCDSDSGQVDVCSAYPLSEKNRQALQTKLEQLCPQPLKIHYQQDPELISGVRIHLGVWSLRMNLLDELNRFMELNRDRLNHQ encoded by the coding sequence TTGGAATTTAGTTGGACCACCTTTATTCTCGAGATCATCAACTTTGTTCTGTTGATGTGGATTTTGAAGCACTTTCTTTATCGGCCTGTGCTCAATGCCCTGCAAAAACGGCGTGAAACCGTTGATAACACCCTACAGGAAGCACTCGATAAAAGTGCTCAGGCGGAAGAACTGAAAACGCAGTATCAACAGCGCCTGCAAGCGTGGGAAAAAGAGAAAAACCAGCTGCGTCAAGACCTGCAGCAGGATCTGGATTCGATGCGCAGCGAACAGCAACAACGACTGCGTGAAGAACTGCAAGCGCAGCAGGAAAAATTCGAAATCAATCAACAACAGACACAGGAGCAGACCCAACAACATTATCAATCGGTCGCACACCGCCAAGGCGCAGAGTTTGCCGCCAAACTGCTACGCACACTCTCCGGTGTGGAAACTGAAGAACGCCTGTTCGACGCTCTAATGGAACAATTAGACGCCTTGGACAGCCAACAGATAAAGAACTTGCAAAAAACCTGTGATAGCGACAGCGGTCAAGTCGACGTGTGCAGTGCTTATCCGCTATCCGAGAAAAACCGCCAAGCGTTGCAGACCAAATTGGAACAGCTCTGTCCGCAACCCTTAAAGATTCATTACCAACAAGATCCCGAACTGATTAGTGGTGTGCGCATTCATCTTGGCGTTTGGAGCCTGCGCATGAACCTATTGGACGAACTCAACCGTTTTATGGAACTGAACCGTGACCGACTCAACCATCAATAA
- a CDS encoding F0F1 ATP synthase subunit alpha, with translation MTDSTINKPPTEFLDRIDNWLDDYRFELKLTERGNVVSIGDGIVWVKGLPTAQMDEIILFEDGSHGFVFELTKELIGVILLHKTQQITAGHNAYLSQRILDIPVGDNLIGRTLDPLGFPLDGLPQPESQNRAPLERNSPSIIERAAVNQPLYTGNKIIDTLVPIGKGQRQLLIGDEGLGRSTLAIDTVINQRDKNVLCVYVLIGQKRSTIINTIELLRQHGALEYTTVITSQASTLPGLQYLAPFAGCALAEHWMRSGKDTLVVYDDLSTHAKIYRELSLLLRRPPGREAYPGDVFYIHARLLERSTTLNAQAGGGSMTALPIIETEQGEIAAFIPTNLISITDGQIYLNRELFVSGFRPAIDIAKSVSRIGGQAQHPRIKEEAGHMKLDYLQFLELEAFTRFGTRLEARIEKIIQRGHTLRELLKQGHLVPKSIEFQMAWLLAFNDNLFEDIEIKQIPSILNQLERQIAASHLTIDSPRKLWQQTLQEWFHSYSASNTTGNH, from the coding sequence GTGACCGACTCAACCATCAATAAACCGCCAACGGAATTTCTCGACCGGATTGACAACTGGCTCGACGATTACCGCTTTGAACTGAAATTAACCGAACGCGGTAATGTGGTTTCGATTGGTGACGGGATTGTCTGGGTTAAAGGGTTACCGACCGCACAAATGGATGAAATCATCCTGTTTGAAGACGGTAGCCACGGCTTTGTTTTCGAACTGACCAAAGAGCTGATTGGGGTTATCCTGCTGCACAAAACCCAACAGATTACCGCCGGACATAATGCTTATCTGTCGCAGCGCATCCTAGATATCCCGGTCGGCGACAATCTGATCGGCCGCACTTTGGATCCACTCGGCTTTCCGCTCGACGGTCTTCCGCAACCCGAAAGCCAAAACCGTGCACCGCTAGAGCGAAATTCACCGTCTATTATCGAGCGCGCCGCGGTCAATCAGCCACTCTATACCGGTAATAAAATCATCGACACTTTAGTGCCTATCGGCAAAGGCCAACGGCAGTTACTGATCGGGGATGAAGGGCTCGGCCGCAGCACTCTGGCAATCGATACCGTTATCAATCAACGAGATAAAAACGTCTTATGCGTCTATGTGCTCATCGGGCAAAAACGCTCAACCATTATCAATACCATTGAGTTACTGCGCCAGCACGGAGCACTGGAATACACGACCGTCATTACCTCGCAAGCCAGTACCCTACCCGGCTTGCAGTATCTCGCGCCTTTTGCCGGTTGCGCCTTGGCCGAACACTGGATGCGCTCGGGTAAAGACACACTTGTTGTTTATGACGATCTCTCGACCCACGCCAAAATCTACCGCGAACTGTCTCTGCTATTACGCCGTCCGCCGGGGCGTGAAGCCTATCCCGGCGACGTTTTCTATATTCACGCACGCCTGCTAGAACGCTCGACCACGCTGAATGCGCAAGCCGGTGGCGGTAGCATGACGGCACTGCCGATTATCGAAACCGAACAGGGGGAAATTGCTGCCTTTATTCCAACCAATCTCATCTCGATTACCGACGGGCAAATCTATCTCAACCGCGAACTGTTTGTTTCCGGTTTCCGTCCGGCAATCGATATCGCCAAATCGGTGTCGCGGATTGGCGGACAGGCGCAACACCCGCGGATAAAAGAAGAAGCCGGTCATATGAAACTGGACTATCTGCAATTTCTCGAACTGGAAGCTTTCACCCGCTTCGGCACGCGTCTGGAAGCGCGTATCGAAAAGATTATTCAGCGCGGTCATACCTTGCGCGAACTTCTGAAACAGGGACACCTGGTGCCGAAATCCATCGAGTTTCAAATGGCTTGGCTGCTTGCCTTTAATGACAACCTGTTCGAAGACATAGAGATTAAACAGATTCCATCCATCCTCAATCAACTTGAGCGCCAAATTGCAGCAAGCCATCTGACCATCGACAGCCCACGCAAGCTTTGGCAACAAACATTGCAGGAATGGTTCCACTCCTATTCCGCAAGCAATACCACAGGGAATCATTAA
- a CDS encoding F0F1 ATP synthase subunit gamma has product MARYHELGHYREKLDDIHGIMHSMKTLAQMETHKLGKVTDEQHAIQQQINAVACDFLHFYRNNLPQYQGNQKTVLLIGSERGFCGDFNPKIIETFEQQFSAERSTIQMIAIGNKLVSLLESKALAASKPHFLPGANVCEEVGNLSERLIKTLTDLQTSDELYAVYHAYPEETIQVEQLLPAFTDHAELNCPQSLPSHEPLLNLSNQAFMLELTDHALLHNLHHILYDSLMAENLQRVRHLENATRHLEQKSETLRKRMNVLRQEEIIEEIEVILLNQVDPR; this is encoded by the coding sequence ATGGCGCGTTACCATGAATTGGGCCACTACCGTGAAAAGCTCGATGATATTCACGGCATTATGCACTCGATGAAAACACTGGCGCAGATGGAAACCCATAAACTGGGCAAGGTTACCGATGAACAACATGCCATTCAGCAGCAGATTAACGCCGTTGCCTGCGATTTTCTGCATTTTTACCGCAACAACCTGCCTCAATATCAAGGAAACCAAAAAACGGTTTTGCTTATCGGTTCTGAGCGCGGTTTTTGCGGAGACTTTAACCCGAAAATTATCGAAACCTTTGAGCAACAATTTTCTGCTGAGCGAAGCACGATTCAGATGATTGCCATCGGCAATAAACTGGTTTCATTATTGGAGTCGAAGGCACTAGCGGCAAGCAAGCCACATTTTCTACCTGGCGCGAATGTTTGTGAAGAAGTTGGCAATCTGAGCGAGCGATTAATCAAGACCTTAACGGATCTACAGACAAGCGACGAACTCTATGCGGTGTATCACGCTTATCCAGAGGAAACCATTCAGGTTGAACAGCTACTGCCGGCATTTACGGATCATGCCGAACTAAACTGCCCGCAATCCTTGCCCTCTCATGAACCGCTACTTAATCTTTCTAACCAAGCGTTTATGCTCGAATTGACCGATCATGCACTGCTGCATAATCTGCATCACATTTTGTACGACTCTTTAATGGCTGAGAATTTGCAACGCGTGCGCCACCTAGAAAACGCGACTCGTCACTTAGAACAAAAGAGTGAAACCTTACGCAAACGGATGAATGTCTTGCGCCAAGAAGAGATCATTGAAGAGATTGAAGTCATTCTTCTTAACCAGGTCGATCCTCGCTAA
- the dut gene encoding dUTP diphosphatase: MTIQVQYKILDSRLGNEIPMPKYGTKGSAGLDLRACVEAPLTIQPGQTVLIPTGMAIHLDDAGLAAMLLPRSGLGHKHGIVLGNLVGLIDSDYQGPLMVSCWNRSDTPFTVEIGERIAQMVIVPVMQPVFTEVQEFGDETDRGQGGFGSTGTK, from the coding sequence ATGACGATTCAAGTGCAATACAAAATTCTCGATTCACGTCTTGGTAATGAAATCCCGATGCCAAAATACGGCACCAAAGGCTCTGCTGGGCTGGATTTACGCGCTTGTGTGGAAGCACCTTTAACCATTCAACCGGGACAGACGGTATTGATTCCGACCGGTATGGCGATTCATTTAGACGATGCGGGCTTGGCCGCGATGTTGCTACCGCGTTCCGGTTTGGGACATAAGCACGGCATTGTGTTAGGCAATCTGGTGGGCTTAATTGATTCCGATTATCAAGGCCCTTTAATGGTCTCTTGTTGGAATCGTAGCGATACGCCTTTTACGGTGGAAATTGGCGAGCGTATTGCGCAGATGGTGATAGTGCCGGTCATGCAGCCGGTGTTTACCGAAGTGCAAGAGTTTGGTGATGAAACCGATCGTGGACAAGGTGGTTTTGGTTCGACTGGCACCAAATAG
- a CDS encoding metal-dependent hydrolase has translation MLAGSHMVFGTGLYLLTSPYTGFDYPQVYYYLPLVMLGSLMPDLDAHRSALKRSLFSRCLWSPLTLLGHRTWSHSLLILGLLFLPLQNLTDSAYFALLAFNIGYASHILGDWLTHRGVPLFYPARTAFKSPLPFRTGSFIEVPIALLPFLVMAGFYLFESHHGLLQSLP, from the coding sequence ATGCTTGCCGGTTCGCATATGGTTTTTGGTACAGGTTTGTACTTGTTAACCAGCCCTTACACGGGGTTTGATTATCCGCAGGTTTATTATTACTTGCCTCTCGTGATGCTCGGTTCCTTGATGCCGGATTTGGATGCACATCGCTCCGCTTTAAAGCGCAGTCTATTTAGCCGCTGCCTGTGGTCGCCGCTGACTTTATTGGGGCATCGGACTTGGAGTCATTCACTATTGATATTAGGCTTATTGTTTCTGCCGTTACAAAACTTAACGGATAGTGCTTATTTTGCATTGCTGGCTTTTAATATCGGTTATGCCAGTCATATCTTGGGCGATTGGTTGACGCATCGCGGGGTGCCGCTGTTTTATCCGGCCAGAACGGCGTTCAAGTCGCCGCTACCATTTCGCACCGGTTCGTTTATTGAGGTTCCGATTGCTTTGCTGCCTTTCTTAGTGATGGCTGGTTTTTATCTTTTTGAAAGTCATCATGGTTTGCTACAATCGCTGCCTTAA
- the pgm gene encoding phosphoglucomutase (alpha-D-glucose-1,6-bisphosphate-dependent) translates to MSLSLLAGKKAPASILENIPKLMTDYYSLKPDVSHAEQAVSFGTSGHRGCSSKSTFNDTHIAAICQAIVEYRRLENINGPMFIGMDTHALSEAAHATAIEVFTANGVKVFIQNNGRYTPTPVISNAILMYNEGRQGGFADGVIITPSHNPPQDGGFKYNPPNGGPADTDITDWVQERANAIIAKGMVEVKRLSLTDAMRSEFVEPTDLMTPYIVGLDRVINMAAIKASGLKIAVDPMGGAGVDFWEPIAKHYGLDITVVNRSVDATFGFMHVDKDGKIRMDCSSPYAMAGLIGLKDDYDLAFGNDPDVDRHGIVTKSVGLMNPNHYLAVAIDYLFKHRPEWPKNAAVGKTLVSSSMIDRVSAAAQLNLCEVPVGFKWFVDGLQTGSFGFGGEESAGASFLRLDGGPWSTDKDGIILNLLAAEITAVTGKDPGQLYQALTEKYGTPIYTRIDAPANREQKAILKNLSPEMVKADTLAGEKITAKLTHAPGNGAAIGGLKITTENGWFAARPSGTEDIYKIYAESFKDKAHLDTILQEAQAIVSDALNA, encoded by the coding sequence ATGTCACTATCCCTTCTAGCAGGTAAAAAAGCGCCGGCTTCGATTCTTGAAAACATCCCCAAATTGATGACCGATTATTACAGTCTTAAGCCTGATGTTAGCCATGCTGAGCAGGCGGTCAGTTTTGGCACTTCAGGACATCGCGGATGTTCATCGAAAAGCACGTTTAACGACACCCATATTGCGGCGATTTGCCAGGCAATTGTTGAATATCGTCGTTTAGAGAACATTAACGGTCCGATGTTTATTGGTATGGATACGCATGCTTTATCGGAAGCGGCGCACGCTACCGCGATTGAAGTGTTTACCGCGAATGGCGTCAAAGTGTTTATTCAAAACAATGGTCGCTACACACCTACGCCGGTGATTTCCAATGCAATTTTGATGTACAACGAAGGGCGTCAAGGTGGATTTGCAGACGGTGTGATTATTACGCCATCACACAATCCGCCACAGGATGGTGGTTTCAAGTACAACCCGCCAAATGGTGGGCCGGCGGATACTGATATTACCGACTGGGTGCAAGAACGCGCTAATGCAATTATTGCAAAAGGCATGGTAGAGGTTAAGCGCCTCTCTTTAACAGATGCGATGCGCTCTGAATTTGTTGAACCGACCGATTTAATGACACCCTATATTGTAGGGTTAGATCGGGTGATTAATATGGCGGCCATTAAAGCGTCCGGTTTAAAAATCGCGGTCGATCCAATGGGGGGTGCCGGAGTGGATTTCTGGGAGCCTATCGCCAAACATTACGGTTTGGATATTACGGTGGTTAACCGTTCGGTAGACGCCACTTTTGGTTTTATGCACGTTGATAAAGACGGCAAAATCCGTATGGACTGTTCATCCCCTTATGCGATGGCTGGTTTGATTGGCTTGAAAGATGATTATGATTTGGCATTCGGGAATGATCCGGATGTCGATCGTCACGGTATCGTTACTAAATCGGTCGGCTTGATGAATCCGAATCACTATTTAGCGGTAGCGATCGACTATCTATTTAAGCACCGCCCTGAGTGGCCGAAAAACGCGGCGGTCGGCAAAACTTTGGTTTCCAGCTCGATGATTGACCGTGTTTCGGCGGCAGCGCAATTGAATTTGTGTGAAGTGCCGGTTGGTTTTAAGTGGTTTGTTGACGGTTTGCAAACCGGTAGCTTTGGTTTCGGTGGTGAAGAATCAGCCGGAGCCTCATTTTTGCGTTTGGACGGCGGCCCTTGGAGTACCGACAAAGACGGCATTATTTTGAACTTACTGGCCGCGGAAATCACGGCGGTGACAGGCAAAGACCCGGGGCAGCTTTATCAGGCGTTGACAGAAAAATATGGTACTCCGATTTATACGCGGATTGATGCTCCGGCCAACCGCGAACAAAAGGCGATTTTGAAAAATCTTTCGCCAGAGATGGTGAAAGCCGATACCTTAGCAGGCGAGAAAATCACCGCTAAATTAACCCACGCTCCGGGTAACGGTGCCGCGATTGGTGGCTTGAAAATCACCACGGAAAATGGCTGGTTTGCGGCGCGTCCATCCGGCACGGAAGACATCTATAAAATCTACGCCGAAAGCTTTAAAGACAAAGCGCATTTAGATACGATTCTGCAAGAAGCGCAAGCGATTGTCAGCGATGCGCTAAACGCGTAA